Part of the Jatrophihabitans sp. GAS493 genome, CTACTACGCCGCCGGAATCACCTACTTCAGCTTCCTGGCCATCTTCCCGTTGATGTTCCTGGCCGTGTCGGTGAGCGGCTTCGTCCTCGGCAACAACAGCGACCTGCACGATGAGCTCTTCGACAACATCACCAAGAACGTCCCGGGCGGGTTCGGCGACACCCTGAAGACCGCCATCGACGCGGCCATCGACCAGCGGGCGGCCGTCGGGTTGATCGGTCTGGTCGGTGTGCTGCTCAGCGGCCTGGGGTGGATCGCCAATCTGCGACAGGCCTCGAACTCGGTCTGCGGGGTCGACCCGATCAAGCGGAACTTCGTGATGGCGAAGCTCATCGACGGCGTCGTGATGATCGGTTTCGGGATCGGGATCACGCTGTCGCTGGTGCTCAGTGTGGGCGGCACCGCCTTCGCGCACCAGGTCGCCGAGGCACTGAACGTCGACCACATCTGGGGCGCGGCGGCGGGGTTCTCCGTGCTGGGGCTGCTGCTGGCCGTCCTCGGCGACATGATCGTGCTCCTGTGGGTATTCGCCCGCTTCCCGAACGCCCGGATCCCGCGCTGGGTGCTGCTGCGGGGTGCCCTGCTGGCCGCGCTCGGGCTGGAGGTGCTGAAGTTCATCGGGACGGCCTACATCGCTCGGATCGCCACCAGCCCGCTCTACGGGGTGCTGGGGAGCATCATCGGTGTCCTGGTCTGGATAAATCTGGTGGCACGGTACCTGCTCTTCACCACGACCTGGACTGCAACGGCCAGCGGAGTGGTGCTCGACCCGGCGGCGGCCGATGCCGCGGCGGCCGCGGAACTGGCTCGGATCGAGGCCGAACAGGCCGTGGAGCCTGAACTCTCCCCGACGCAGGAGTTGGAGCTGGAGCTACGTAGTAGGTGGCGACGACGGTAAGCGGCGGTAAGGGGGCCGCTGCTAGCCGTGTTTGCGATGCAGGCCGAACCGGCGGATCGCGACGACGGAGCCCGCGATGATCAGCAGACCGGCAACGATTATCGGTACGTCCTCGTGCCATTGACGACGGGTGGTGGCAGCGGCGAGTAGTTCGCGTTCCTGAGTCGTGCGGGCCGCGATCGACGCGGCCGCGCTCTGGGTGGCCCGGATGTCGTCCGG contains:
- a CDS encoding YihY/virulence factor BrkB family protein, whose protein sequence is MTVPAAKQRWAALRTRYHWLDHVLVAYQQYTDTKGNYYAAGITYFSFLAIFPLMFLAVSVSGFVLGNNSDLHDELFDNITKNVPGGFGDTLKTAIDAAIDQRAAVGLIGLVGVLLSGLGWIANLRQASNSVCGVDPIKRNFVMAKLIDGVVMIGFGIGITLSLVLSVGGTAFAHQVAEALNVDHIWGAAAGFSVLGLLLAVLGDMIVLLWVFARFPNARIPRWVLLRGALLAALGLEVLKFIGTAYIARIATSPLYGVLGSIIGVLVWINLVARYLLFTTTWTATASGVVLDPAAADAAAAAELARIEAEQAVEPELSPTQELELELRSRWRRR